The nucleotide window TAGAGAACCATAGGTGCTGCAGGTTTGTTATAACTATGGAGGGAAGACTACCTTCAATAACCATCATAAATATTACGTTTTTCAACTCGGCGCACTTCACTCCGTTAATAACTGCTAAGTTCATTTCATACTCTTGCTATTCTTGGAGAGGTTTAGTTAGAAATATATACTGCAACGTTTTACAACTGTTCCCCCTTACTTTTACccctactgaaagttccataagagcatCTTGTTCGGTCAAATGGGGGAGCCATTTCTtctatattattgtacctctatgctgtaaacaaactgccttgatgcatcaatatcatatttattcatAACAAATAATCTGTGGGAACTTATCAAAAAACTGTTTCAGGATAGTATATAGGTTGCTctatgcatggagactatataaaggagccaaatctctatgtatgaaaagtgtccatcaaaaaacagtaattaggcggcgccaccatacaccgaaatactaccaaaaacaacctacgtaatttggtcgggttatttgttgccttatatggttcatgttatactcatgccccagagcctaactagcgccaccggagagattaggaactattattattattatttttttttttttttcattacaaaaaggcaagcacttgaccgcaatctcacctgatggtagctgaaagcggtcacttttgcaacaattctgccataagagattggcatcctttctataccatccatagctctATGGTTTACGGTTTGTGCTAGTGCTGCCTCTCGCGGCAGAACCCTATACTCCCTATTGACTACGCTTACGCATGATTTGTCAGAGCCATGATTGGACGCGGTTGATGGCGCTAAAGCCGTGTTTAGCATAACTCTTAGTTTGATACGACGATACTTTGTAAATAGGTAAAACTACAAACAATGATCAACAATTAatcaattgaaaataaaacaatttattaaattaacaataaaaaaataaaataaactaaaggtaattacaaaataaacataaattattaaacaaaactcGCCGGACCTCGCTTTATAACGCACAGTTAACCACGTTGGGATAAAACACTACCAACATGGTCTCACTCATTTTCAACTCTTCAAGGATTCTATTTATAGAAAatcgttatttttaattaattaacaaattttcatgttatttttacCTTTCAATGAAGCCGAATTAAGTACTTTGGTAGCTAAGGCCggcgtaaaattaaataacaaattgaCAACCAAGTATCGGGGGGTGCGGTCGAACAAAAACCTATTCTACTTCTGTGTAAAAATCTAACCAGTGGTTATTCGAGTTTCATTAAAACTGGTCTATCACTTCGATAGAGACGTCACTTCATTGAatataaaatatcacaattcTTGGAACCTCTTTATGCTTATATTTATCAAAGTAAATGGCGTTATATTTGATTAGTTCCATTGGATTCAGGATAGGACAGGCACTGAAAGATGTCGATCGTTCAACGATTTAATCAGCTATTTCTTAATCTATATCAACTGTTCTACGCTGTTAGCGGACAGCTCTAGGAGCCTCCAAGCGGCCTTCGGGTTCAACTCCTGAGGGTCCCGACACAGGACCCAGACATAGTTGACTCGCATGACCTTATCGGGGTCGCCTTCGATGACATTGTTTTTGCCATCCCGGACACACATTATTTGCTGGGACTGGAAGGTGATGACTAGAACGGGCCCCTGGTCCATCATTTTGCCCATGACGAGTTCAATTTGCTCGATATCGAGTATTTTAGAGTCGAGTCTGTATCCGAGCTGCTTGCACTGTTTGATGGGTGTCGCTAGGATGTTAAAGACTCCTTCGTAGCACCAATCTTTGAGTATATCTAGATCACCTCGGACCATGGCTTCGAGTATGTTCGGGATGATATCGTTGGCGCAGTCGTCGAGGAACTTCTGCGAGGTGAAGCTGGGGTCCACCTTGCAGATCTCGGTGACGGTCTTGGAGAGCTCCGTCTTCTCGAACATGTTCCCGAACAGGCTGCCCATCTTCTCGGTCACGAAGCGCGCGCCCCGGACCACGGGGTTGTCGGATTCTTCGTATTTTATTTTCCAATCTAAGACCTGgaaacatataaatataattagttaTCTATTTAATAGGCAATAAGGTCGACTATGTCTTTACAAGGCGATACTTATAGTTATAGAACTGTTAATCGCTCTCGCAGacttccaagatacaggctcagcctagtttggagtctgacggatatatcgatgcacatgtaaacaacctttatgataatattgtcttcggttaccgcgatagttactcatgaaataaaactatgaaaacggattatatcgcgtatattgaatttataatacatcccgacgtttcgaactctttacagcgttcgtcacccgtggtgtcacccgttgaccacgaacgctgtaaagagttcgaaacgtcgggatgtattataaattcaatatacgcgatataatccgttttcatagttttatttcatgaacctttatgataataaactatttgtattttgcgtaagatcacaaaatacataaataaaaccgaaaaaaatagattattaccaaaaaattaaaaatataatacaaataaacgttcctaaaaattgtttctttgataaataaaattaaaaacaagtcAAACGTGTATTAATTTTTTGCTCAAAatttttacgtaataaatattaatcagGGGGTAGGAGGTCGGCAAGTCGGAAAAATCTCTTCTCTTGAAGGTTTAAGGGGCATGGCACgctgccacagaataagtaatagtattatcatacagaacggccacgccccgccccgccccggctcgaatgccctcgccccgcgacagcagattgacggccgtttgccggccgctcagtactatttttaagcaacttactcacactatgacgcatgacgcgtgtacagacgtgccgtccacacatagaaacgcaagtgatttttgatgtatagcgtgtccgccctgtgacactACGTCCGATTCGTACGTCGCTCCGAAGTTTGACTGAGACAACGCTAtacgcgtattatagcgacttCCCGCTCGTACGGCGACAGTTTATTCCAAAGTTTAGCTGCGCGAGATAACACGATTTCTATAGTTGCCTATGTGAAGTGTAGTGTGAAAGAGACACGCACCTTGTTGACATACtggttgttgtttttaaattccTCCCACTGCTGGTAGAACTTGGAGTCCTTGTGGAGCTCCACGCCCACTGTCTCCGTGTCGGGGGCGAACGTGCGGAAGTCCTCGGCGATCTGAATACAAAAAACGACTTTTAGACACACTAAttaatcataaattaatttttaacaagcagaaacgtctgcgatcgatgctattaagcttagaataaatttaaaagtggaaaaattactgccttgggtgagacttgaactcacggcctctggatcgatactccagcaatatgacttggaactccggttgccgtttaagaagtgtaacactcttacggtagatgtcgctagggtccccctagacccatatagtgggaagatttccTGTATGgttgaggtcttggtggctcagttggcagagcgctggagtatcgatccagaggccgtgagttcaagtctcacccaaggcagtaatttttccacttttaaatttattctaagcttaatagcatcgatcgcagacgtttctgcttgttaaaaattaatttagaatgggtagcacatcgtaactggtgaatttccaatatgagttggaactccggtggccgtttaagaagtgtaacactcttacggtagatgtcgctagggtccccctagacccatatagtgggaagatttgctgtatggatgaggtcttggtggctcagttggcagagcgctggagtatcgatccagaggccgtgagttcaagtctcacccaaggcagtaatttttccacctttaaactaattaatcatgtttttctagtcactcgttgccatggttacgttctcctgggtcacactttaaattcttgttttatagtatttataataACTAGATATACATTTTCATGGCAGTTATAAATTCGTCCCTTAATGGGTCATCTACTTAGCAGATTAGTAGAATGGAGCATATAATTCCTTCGAACAAACTATgctaatatggggcattttctatgaaaagggaccttattgtcgatggcgcttatgccgcaTAGAgtcacgcggcattgtatttatatcggagcatcgttaataatagcgtaagcgccatcgacaataaggtccctttttatagaaaataccacatatttccTCTTGCTGACGGGACAGAATAAGTcagaataacaacaaaaaaagttGATCAGTAGAGCGGGCAAAATGCATCGGGCCCAGTGCTCGAGAGGGGCCTTTAATTTAACCGAGATGCCGGAGCACAGCCATTAATTTGCTCCAATTTGCCACAAATCTCAATTACTATAGTCAcagcataaaattaaaaagtaacacttcctacaaaaccgaagtttgacagcgattcagggacgaatcgtgctgtccctttctaatgtatggcactatccctttcggctgtTTAGGGTTATCTAAATTCAAGTCGtgttatctgtggtcgtgcacgcagaGGGACGTCAAGTTcagccaaccctaataattgctcggagcaattctgagccgaacggagccgagaatgcccgacaGGAGTGTCACTCCCCTGGTGAGGCAACTGCTCAAACTGCTGGCTTGAGTCAGGAGCACAGCGACAGTATGAGCCAGAGAGGGAGAGGGAGAGGGAGAGGGAGAGGGTGGTGGAGGAGTACCTC belongs to Cydia strobilella chromosome 15, ilCydStro3.1, whole genome shotgun sequence and includes:
- the LOC134747696 gene encoding mitochondrial import inner membrane translocase subunit TIM44; its protein translation is MHAYRQLLYSPARWKTALPTNIKTTAFAIKTDQSHNNFQECRHYSARKGFFSSIIENIKEDIAKNKEMKDNIKKFREEAQKLENSDALQAARKKFHAVESEASKSSEFFKESLGGIKDKMEHVFEEAGKTEIAKKAGKFTEDISKTAKDAAESIADRSSKLGQTSAFRTISQATEVVRNEMAPRGLEGRVYCAPTALRKRVEIAEDFRTFAPDTETVGVELHKDSKFYQQWEEFKNNNQYVNKVLDWKIKYEESDNPVVRGARFVTEKMGSLFGNMFEKTELSKTVTEICKVDPSFTSQKFLDDCANDIIPNILEAMVRGDLDILKDWCYEGVFNILATPIKQCKQLGYRLDSKILDIEQIELVMGKMMDQGPVLVITFQSQQIMCVRDGKNNVIEGDPDKVMRVNYVWVLCRDPQELNPKAAWRLLELSANSVEQLI